From a region of the Syngnathus scovelli strain Florida chromosome 19, RoL_Ssco_1.2, whole genome shotgun sequence genome:
- the nup153 gene encoding nuclear pore complex protein Nup153 isoform X3 → MAATGGGKIRSRRYHVASKPYAKTKQSGLIGRVTDTVKSLVPSWLQNYFKNEEAPEGEAGGGADGDGGGKEALDVTENCLRPPPNGGREGLPPLLGRHSPEPSTSHTEPSTSRAALNFQDYVLSRPPLSHSHLHFSPLETSSPTLGGGLFSHPSTSSAPGPFSTGFSLVKEIKDNLSQHDDDNISTTSGFSSRASDKVYTTLLCLADVPASKVASLPQLWTPDADRSISVPQPSQSSLKRPAFNLSVFGTSANSTLNSTALNSSQLGDSPFYPGKTTYGGVAAVRSARTRPGTPYHAPVRRQIKAKPAGVQPCGVTSATARRILQSLERMSSPLADAKRIPAAASAASYSTSVDDGDLDVSHLQAKKKRHDSNLPPVQKLVVPTAVIGSSNRTISFRPSLTPGGPIRTLNQVPKDKPTRQSPPLTDRSPAGPSQSTIGFGGGVYAMSSMPTPSSSGGGKMKTERKTTRVSSKRMEDDKVTELPDLQPISLPISTSALPTFSFSSPLPPIATSAASSVNRVKETAITKATSVSPPCAPFTFSSPIVKAVPASPPNFSPTAGFTFSAPVTKMGPSMSNGKLSAPVKITTNATTEDFDGGPFKAAKTLKQGSVLDLLKSPGFASTTVLKSPETSTQSTAGTSSTAAAPSTGLSDLVKAPAGWSCDVCLVQNKPSVTRCACCMAPQPAAATKDNKTVGPALSEPKGGPNGMSVSSPFSKAPANWECDTCLVFNKPEAVKCVACETAKAGTGLKASSSLPSATSMFDGFGDTSKKPEGVLESDVGVLQHKVADANPQAGVCAGVPAFSFGSKLKTPKNMWACDTCLLHNKAANVKCVACQAPKPGAQAEPPASSTTSTFGGFTFGTSNSSSESAPGGFKFGVATSESSSSSSGGFKFGISFGDPSSEAPSKDINASLGFKFSTSSEGFKFGMAPGDDIKPEQPAAGFKLGSGDGVSLGAVSLSTESSRSSKASFAFGLSKPEEKNSDAATSSAVATPTTASTPTTASIREKGCSNDSTATDATATGAASSMFGTPATVTPRGAVTFGLLPAEKKPATPGFAFGKPEEKKEASATSTPSAFFFGSTSKDADPAPAISGGFSFGEPSVPAEQQQPPSFAFGKPADKSDAAISTTANSTFVFGQSAAASDPPKMPFFFMGSNATTSSSTSSTSSAGLFGSSTQPLPPAPAPTPSPAPTHSTTATHSTFPALILFGQGAAADPAASNAPPAKAFVFGQSQDAPSVVPVNSTPPQAAQPFIFGAATTTLPTAPSVNFGASAPSATSSAAPNPFLISSSNAAEFGTNQTPAFGSSFSSPFTAAASQTPAFGAKPPATTAPVFGQQAGAAPAFGATTANSTPGGSFQFGGASAFGATASTGVFNFGSGAAASPALGGGLNFSQPLAFNIGSSKSFPSSPAGQQTIAGRKIKTAVRRRK, encoded by the exons TCAGGCCTGATCGGCCGAGTGACCGACACGGTGAAGAGCCTGGTTCCCTCCTGGCTTCAGAACTACTTCAAGAACGAAGAGGCTCCGGAAGGTGAAGCGGGAGGAGGTGCAGACGGTGACGGCGGAGGCAAAGAAGCACTGGATGTGACGGAGAACTGCCTGCGGCCCCCTCCCAACGGCGGCAGAGAGGGACTGCCCCCTCTCCTTGGACGTCACTCACCCGAGCCAAGTACCAGTCACACAG AGCCCTCGACCAGCCGGGCAGCCCTTAACTTTCAGGACTACGTGCTGTCCCGCCCACCACTCAGCCACTCCCACCTCCACTTCTCGCCGCTGGAGACCTCGTCGCCGACACTTGGCGGCGGCCTGTTCTCGCATCCCTCCACCTCATCGGCGCCAGGGCCCTTCTCCACCGGCTTCTCCTTGGTCAAGGAGATCAAGGACAACCTTTCGCAACATGATGACGATAACATCTCCACCACCAGCGGCTTCTCCTCGCGCGCTTCTGACAAAG TGTATACTACGTTGTTGTGTCTTGCAGACGTGCCGGCGTCCAAGGTGGCATCGCTCCCGCAGCTTTGGACCCCGGACGCAGACCGGAGCATATCTGTGCCGCAGCCCTCTCAGTCAAGTCTGAAGAGGCCTGCCTTCAACCTGTCCGTCTTTGGTACTTCTGCCAAT TCGACGCTGAACAGCACAGCGCTGAACTCCAGCCAGCTGGGAGATTCCCCCTTTTACCCCGGCAAGACCACATATGGCGGGGTGGCTGCTGTCCGAAGCGCACGCACGCGCCCTGGAACGCCGTACCAT GCCCCGGTGAGGAGGCAGATTAAAGCCAAGCCGGCTGGTGTGCAGCCCTGTGGGGTGACCAGCGCCACGGCCCGACGTATCCTGCAGTCTTTAGAGCGCATGTCCAGTCCTCTGGCG GATGCCAAGAGGATCCCAGCAGCAGCAAGTGCAGCATCCTACTCAACG tCAGTGGATGACGGCGATCTTGATGTGTCACATTTGCAGGCCAAAAAGAAACGG CACGATTCCAATCTCCCGCCGGTGCAAAAGCTGGTGGTCCCCACCGCTGTTATTGGCTCGTCAAACCGCACTATCTCCTTCAGGCCCAGTTTGACCCCAGGCGGGCCGATACGCACGCTAAACCAGGTGCCCAAAGACAAG CCCACAAGACAATCACCCCCGCTAACCGATCGAAGCCCCGCGGGCCCATCTCAAAGCACAATTGGGTTCGGTGGTGGAGTCTATGCCATGTCTAGCATGCCTACTCCCAGCAGCTCCGGAGGTGGTAAGATGAAGACCGAGCGCAAGACCACACGGGTGTCCTCCAAACGCATGGAGGATGACAAG GTGACTGAGCTGCCAGACCTTCAACCCATTTCGCTTCCCATTAGCACATCTGCCTTGCCCACCTTCAGCTTCTCCTCCCCGTTGCCCCCCATTGCTACCTCCGCCGCCTCCAGCGTCAACCGTGTCAAGGAAACGGCAATAACTAAG GCCACTTCCGTTTCACCCCCCTGTGCACCCTTTACATTCTCCTCGCCCATTGTTAAAGCGGTCCCCGCTAGTCCTCCTAACTTCTCCCCTACA gCTGGCTTCACATTCAGTGCACCTGTAACAAAAATGGGCCCTTCCATGTCAAATGGGAAGCTAAGCGCGCCAG TGAAAATAACGACAAACGCAACCACAGAAGACTTTGATGGTGGCCCCTTCAAAGCAgccaagacactgaagcagggcAGCGTGCTGGACCTCCTCAAGTCGCCCG GCTTTGCTTCAACGACCGTGCTGAAGTCGCCCGAGACCTCCACACAGTCCACTGCTGGCACCTCCTCCACCGCTGCCGCCCCCTCAACAGGCCTCAGTGACTTGGTTAAAGCCCCAGCCGGGTGGAGCTGCGACGTCTGCTTAGTGCAAAACAAGCCATCGGTTACAAGGTGCGCTTGCTGCATGGCTCCTCAGCCTGCCGCCGCCACCAAGGACAATAAAACAGTGGGGCCGGCACTTTCGGAGCCAAAGGGCGGCCCCAATGGCATGTCCGTCAGCTCGCCCTTCTCTAAAGCGCCGGCCAATTGGGAGTGCGACACGTGTCTGGTCTTCAACAAGCCCGAAGCTGTCAAATGTGTGGCCTGCGAGACCGCCAAGGCCGGCACGGGGCTCAAGGCCTCGTCCTCTCTGCCCTCCGCCACCTCCATGTTTGACGGATTTGGAGACACGTCAAAGAAACCAGAGGGAGTGTTGGAGAGCGATGTTGGCGTGCTACAGCACAAGGTTGCAGATGCAAACCCTCAAGCCG GTGTGTGTGCAGGCGTGCCGGCATTCAGCTTCGGGAGCAAGTTGAAGACGCCCAAGAACATGTGGGCCTGCGACACATGTCTACTGCACAACAAGGCCGCCAATGTCAAGTGCGTTGCTTGTCAGGCCCCCAAACCTGGAGCGCAGGCCGAGCCCCCAG CATCTTCTACTACCTCTACTTTTGGAGGATTCACCTTCGGCACATCCAACAGTTCGTCGGAGTCTGCGCCCGGAGGGTTCAAGTTTGGTGTGGCCACGTCGGAatcctcctcgtcctcatcGGGTGGATTCAAGTTTGGCATTTCGTTCGGTGACCCCTCGTCAGAAGCCCCTTCAAAAGACATTAATGCCTCTCTGGGGTTCAAGTTCAGCACCTCATCCGAGGGCTTCAAATTTGGAATGGCGCCCGGGGATGATATAAAGCCAGAGCAGCCCGCGGCTGGTTTCAAGTTAGGATCCGGCGATGGGGTCTCGTTGGGGGCGGTCTCATTGAGCACGGAAAGCAGCAGATCTTCGAAAGCGTCCTTTGCCTTTGGCCTTTCCAAACCTGAGGAAAAAAACTCAGATGCTGCCACCTCCTCGGCTGTTGCCACGCCCACGACTGCTTCCACGCCCACGACTGCTTCCATTCGGGAGAAGGGCTGCAGCAACGACAGCACGGCAACTGATGCCACGGCGACCGGCGCTGCCTCGTCCATGTTCGGAACGCCCGCCACCGTCACGCCACGCGGGGCAGTGACATTTGGATTGCTGCCCGCAGAGAAGAAGCCCGCCACCCCCGGATTTGCATTCGGGAAGccagaggagaagaaggaggCATCCGCCACCTCGACTCCATCTGCCTTCTTCTTTGGCAGCACCAGTAAGGACGCCGACCCCGCGCCGGCCATTTCGGGGGGCTTCTCTTTCGGTGAGCCAAGTGTGCCGgcggagcagcagcagccgccttCTTTTGCTTTTGGCAAGCCAGCTGACAAGAGCGACGcagcaatttcaacaactgCAAATTCCACGTTTGTGTTTGGACAAAGTGCTGCAG CTTCTGATCCTCCCAAAATGCCATTCTTCTTCATGGGAAGCAACGCCACCACTAGCAGCAGCACCTCCTCCACCTCGAGTGCCGGGCTCTTTGGCAGCAGCACCCAGCCTCTCCCTCCTGCTCCCGCCCCTACTCCCTCCCCCGCTCCCACCCATTCCACCACTGCAACTCACAGCACTTTTCCTGCACTGATCCTTTTTGGtcagggcgccgcagctgacccCGCAGCTAGCAACGCCCCCCCAGCCAAAGCCTTCGTCTTTGGGCAGAGCCAAGATGCTCCGTCGGTCGTGCCCGTCAACTCAACCCCGCCTCAGGCAGCGCAGCCCTTCATCTTCGGCGCGGCTACCACTACACTTCCCACTGCGCCTTCTGTCAACTTTGGAGCATCTGCGCCATCTGCGACATCCTCTGCAG CTCCCAACCCCTTCTTAATCAGCTCCTCGAATGCCGCAGAGTTTGGAACCAACCAGACACCGGCGTTCGGTTCGTCTTTCAGCTCGCCGTTCACGGCGGCTGCTTCGCAGACCCCTGCGTTTGGTGCCAAACCCCCTGCCACCACCGCGCCCGTCTTTGGCCAGCAGGCCGGCGCCGCGCCCGCCTTTGGCGCCACCACTGCCAATTCCACGCCAG GTGGAAGCTTTCAGTTTGGAGGAGCCAGCGCCTTCGGCGCCACCGCTAGCACGGGAGTTTTCAATTTCGGTTCTGGGGCGGCAGCGTCTCCTGCACTTGGCGGCGGGTTAAATTTTTCACAACCCCTCGCTTTCAACATTGG GTCGTCCAAATCCTTCCCATCGTCTCCCGCCGGCCAGCAAACAATTGCCGGGCGCAAGATCAAGACAGCTGTGCGACGTCGAAAATAG
- the nup153 gene encoding nuclear pore complex protein Nup153 isoform X2 produces the protein MAATGGGKIRSRRYHVASKPYAKTKQQSGLIGRVTDTVKSLVPSWLQNYFKNEEAPEGEAGGGADGDGGGKEALDVTENCLRPPPNGGREGLPPLLGRHSPEPSTSHTEPSTSRAALNFQDYVLSRPPLSHSHLHFSPLETSSPTLGGGLFSHPSTSSAPGPFSTGFSLVKEIKDNLSQHDDDNISTTSGFSSRASDKVYTTLLCLADVPASKVASLPQLWTPDADRSISVPQPSQSSLKRPAFNLSVFGTSANSTLNSTALNSSQLGDSPFYPGKTTYGGVAAVRSARTRPGTPYHAPVRRQIKAKPAGVQPCGVTSATARRILQSLERMSSPLADAKRIPAAASAASYSTSVDDGDLDVSHLQAKKKRHDSNLPPVQKLVVPTAVIGSSNRTISFRPSLTPGGPIRTLNQVPKDKPTRQSPPLTDRSPAGPSQSTIGFGGGVYAMSSMPTPSSSGGGKMKTERKTTRVSSKRMEDDKVTELPDLQPISLPISTSALPTFSFSSPLPPIATSAASSVNRVKETAITKATSVSPPCAPFTFSSPIVKAVPASPPNFSPTAGFTFSAPVTKMGPSMSNGKLSAPVKITTNATTEDFDGGPFKAAKTLKQGSVLDLLKSPGFASTTVLKSPETSTQSTAGTSSTAAAPSTGLSDLVKAPAGWSCDVCLVQNKPSVTRCACCMAPQPAAATKDNKTVGPALSEPKGGPNGMSVSSPFSKAPANWECDTCLVFNKPEAVKCVACETAKAGTGLKASSSLPSATSMFDGFGDTSKKPEGVLESDVGVLQHKVADANPQAGVCAGVPAFSFGSKLKTPKNMWACDTCLLHNKAANVKCVACQAPKPGAQAEPPASSTTSTFGGFTFGTSNSSSESAPGGFKFGVATSESSSSSSGGFKFGISFGDPSSEAPSKDINASLGFKFSTSSEGFKFGMAPGDDIKPEQPAAGFKLGSGDGVSLGAVSLSTESSRSSKASFAFGLSKPEEKNSDAATSSAVATPTTASTPTTASIREKGCSNDSTATDATATGAASSMFGTPATVTPRGAVTFGLLPAEKKPATPGFAFGKPEEKKEASATSTPSAFFFGSTSKDADPAPAISGGFSFGEPSVPAEQQQPPSFAFGKPADKSDAAISTTANSTFVFGQSAAASDPPKMPFFFMGSNATTSSSTSSTSSAGLFGSSTQPLPPAPAPTPSPAPTHSTTATHSTFPALILFGQGAAADPAASNAPPAKAFVFGQSQDAPSVVPVNSTPPQAAQPFIFGAATTTLPTAPSVNFGASAPSATSSAAPNPFLISSSNAAEFGTNQTPAFGSSFSSPFTAAASQTPAFGAKPPATTAPVFGQQAGAAPAFGATTANSTPGGSFQFGGASAFGATASTGVFNFGSGAAASPALGGGLNFSQPLAFNIGSSKSFPSSPAGQQTIAGRKIKTAVRRRK, from the exons CAGTCAGGCCTGATCGGCCGAGTGACCGACACGGTGAAGAGCCTGGTTCCCTCCTGGCTTCAGAACTACTTCAAGAACGAAGAGGCTCCGGAAGGTGAAGCGGGAGGAGGTGCAGACGGTGACGGCGGAGGCAAAGAAGCACTGGATGTGACGGAGAACTGCCTGCGGCCCCCTCCCAACGGCGGCAGAGAGGGACTGCCCCCTCTCCTTGGACGTCACTCACCCGAGCCAAGTACCAGTCACACAG AGCCCTCGACCAGCCGGGCAGCCCTTAACTTTCAGGACTACGTGCTGTCCCGCCCACCACTCAGCCACTCCCACCTCCACTTCTCGCCGCTGGAGACCTCGTCGCCGACACTTGGCGGCGGCCTGTTCTCGCATCCCTCCACCTCATCGGCGCCAGGGCCCTTCTCCACCGGCTTCTCCTTGGTCAAGGAGATCAAGGACAACCTTTCGCAACATGATGACGATAACATCTCCACCACCAGCGGCTTCTCCTCGCGCGCTTCTGACAAAG TGTATACTACGTTGTTGTGTCTTGCAGACGTGCCGGCGTCCAAGGTGGCATCGCTCCCGCAGCTTTGGACCCCGGACGCAGACCGGAGCATATCTGTGCCGCAGCCCTCTCAGTCAAGTCTGAAGAGGCCTGCCTTCAACCTGTCCGTCTTTGGTACTTCTGCCAAT TCGACGCTGAACAGCACAGCGCTGAACTCCAGCCAGCTGGGAGATTCCCCCTTTTACCCCGGCAAGACCACATATGGCGGGGTGGCTGCTGTCCGAAGCGCACGCACGCGCCCTGGAACGCCGTACCAT GCCCCGGTGAGGAGGCAGATTAAAGCCAAGCCGGCTGGTGTGCAGCCCTGTGGGGTGACCAGCGCCACGGCCCGACGTATCCTGCAGTCTTTAGAGCGCATGTCCAGTCCTCTGGCG GATGCCAAGAGGATCCCAGCAGCAGCAAGTGCAGCATCCTACTCAACG tCAGTGGATGACGGCGATCTTGATGTGTCACATTTGCAGGCCAAAAAGAAACGG CACGATTCCAATCTCCCGCCGGTGCAAAAGCTGGTGGTCCCCACCGCTGTTATTGGCTCGTCAAACCGCACTATCTCCTTCAGGCCCAGTTTGACCCCAGGCGGGCCGATACGCACGCTAAACCAGGTGCCCAAAGACAAG CCCACAAGACAATCACCCCCGCTAACCGATCGAAGCCCCGCGGGCCCATCTCAAAGCACAATTGGGTTCGGTGGTGGAGTCTATGCCATGTCTAGCATGCCTACTCCCAGCAGCTCCGGAGGTGGTAAGATGAAGACCGAGCGCAAGACCACACGGGTGTCCTCCAAACGCATGGAGGATGACAAG GTGACTGAGCTGCCAGACCTTCAACCCATTTCGCTTCCCATTAGCACATCTGCCTTGCCCACCTTCAGCTTCTCCTCCCCGTTGCCCCCCATTGCTACCTCCGCCGCCTCCAGCGTCAACCGTGTCAAGGAAACGGCAATAACTAAG GCCACTTCCGTTTCACCCCCCTGTGCACCCTTTACATTCTCCTCGCCCATTGTTAAAGCGGTCCCCGCTAGTCCTCCTAACTTCTCCCCTACA gCTGGCTTCACATTCAGTGCACCTGTAACAAAAATGGGCCCTTCCATGTCAAATGGGAAGCTAAGCGCGCCAG TGAAAATAACGACAAACGCAACCACAGAAGACTTTGATGGTGGCCCCTTCAAAGCAgccaagacactgaagcagggcAGCGTGCTGGACCTCCTCAAGTCGCCCG GCTTTGCTTCAACGACCGTGCTGAAGTCGCCCGAGACCTCCACACAGTCCACTGCTGGCACCTCCTCCACCGCTGCCGCCCCCTCAACAGGCCTCAGTGACTTGGTTAAAGCCCCAGCCGGGTGGAGCTGCGACGTCTGCTTAGTGCAAAACAAGCCATCGGTTACAAGGTGCGCTTGCTGCATGGCTCCTCAGCCTGCCGCCGCCACCAAGGACAATAAAACAGTGGGGCCGGCACTTTCGGAGCCAAAGGGCGGCCCCAATGGCATGTCCGTCAGCTCGCCCTTCTCTAAAGCGCCGGCCAATTGGGAGTGCGACACGTGTCTGGTCTTCAACAAGCCCGAAGCTGTCAAATGTGTGGCCTGCGAGACCGCCAAGGCCGGCACGGGGCTCAAGGCCTCGTCCTCTCTGCCCTCCGCCACCTCCATGTTTGACGGATTTGGAGACACGTCAAAGAAACCAGAGGGAGTGTTGGAGAGCGATGTTGGCGTGCTACAGCACAAGGTTGCAGATGCAAACCCTCAAGCCG GTGTGTGTGCAGGCGTGCCGGCATTCAGCTTCGGGAGCAAGTTGAAGACGCCCAAGAACATGTGGGCCTGCGACACATGTCTACTGCACAACAAGGCCGCCAATGTCAAGTGCGTTGCTTGTCAGGCCCCCAAACCTGGAGCGCAGGCCGAGCCCCCAG CATCTTCTACTACCTCTACTTTTGGAGGATTCACCTTCGGCACATCCAACAGTTCGTCGGAGTCTGCGCCCGGAGGGTTCAAGTTTGGTGTGGCCACGTCGGAatcctcctcgtcctcatcGGGTGGATTCAAGTTTGGCATTTCGTTCGGTGACCCCTCGTCAGAAGCCCCTTCAAAAGACATTAATGCCTCTCTGGGGTTCAAGTTCAGCACCTCATCCGAGGGCTTCAAATTTGGAATGGCGCCCGGGGATGATATAAAGCCAGAGCAGCCCGCGGCTGGTTTCAAGTTAGGATCCGGCGATGGGGTCTCGTTGGGGGCGGTCTCATTGAGCACGGAAAGCAGCAGATCTTCGAAAGCGTCCTTTGCCTTTGGCCTTTCCAAACCTGAGGAAAAAAACTCAGATGCTGCCACCTCCTCGGCTGTTGCCACGCCCACGACTGCTTCCACGCCCACGACTGCTTCCATTCGGGAGAAGGGCTGCAGCAACGACAGCACGGCAACTGATGCCACGGCGACCGGCGCTGCCTCGTCCATGTTCGGAACGCCCGCCACCGTCACGCCACGCGGGGCAGTGACATTTGGATTGCTGCCCGCAGAGAAGAAGCCCGCCACCCCCGGATTTGCATTCGGGAAGccagaggagaagaaggaggCATCCGCCACCTCGACTCCATCTGCCTTCTTCTTTGGCAGCACCAGTAAGGACGCCGACCCCGCGCCGGCCATTTCGGGGGGCTTCTCTTTCGGTGAGCCAAGTGTGCCGgcggagcagcagcagccgccttCTTTTGCTTTTGGCAAGCCAGCTGACAAGAGCGACGcagcaatttcaacaactgCAAATTCCACGTTTGTGTTTGGACAAAGTGCTGCAG CTTCTGATCCTCCCAAAATGCCATTCTTCTTCATGGGAAGCAACGCCACCACTAGCAGCAGCACCTCCTCCACCTCGAGTGCCGGGCTCTTTGGCAGCAGCACCCAGCCTCTCCCTCCTGCTCCCGCCCCTACTCCCTCCCCCGCTCCCACCCATTCCACCACTGCAACTCACAGCACTTTTCCTGCACTGATCCTTTTTGGtcagggcgccgcagctgacccCGCAGCTAGCAACGCCCCCCCAGCCAAAGCCTTCGTCTTTGGGCAGAGCCAAGATGCTCCGTCGGTCGTGCCCGTCAACTCAACCCCGCCTCAGGCAGCGCAGCCCTTCATCTTCGGCGCGGCTACCACTACACTTCCCACTGCGCCTTCTGTCAACTTTGGAGCATCTGCGCCATCTGCGACATCCTCTGCAG CTCCCAACCCCTTCTTAATCAGCTCCTCGAATGCCGCAGAGTTTGGAACCAACCAGACACCGGCGTTCGGTTCGTCTTTCAGCTCGCCGTTCACGGCGGCTGCTTCGCAGACCCCTGCGTTTGGTGCCAAACCCCCTGCCACCACCGCGCCCGTCTTTGGCCAGCAGGCCGGCGCCGCGCCCGCCTTTGGCGCCACCACTGCCAATTCCACGCCAG GTGGAAGCTTTCAGTTTGGAGGAGCCAGCGCCTTCGGCGCCACCGCTAGCACGGGAGTTTTCAATTTCGGTTCTGGGGCGGCAGCGTCTCCTGCACTTGGCGGCGGGTTAAATTTTTCACAACCCCTCGCTTTCAACATTGG GTCGTCCAAATCCTTCCCATCGTCTCCCGCCGGCCAGCAAACAATTGCCGGGCGCAAGATCAAGACAGCTGTGCGACGTCGAAAATAG